Proteins encoded within one genomic window of Actinoplanes octamycinicus:
- a CDS encoding glycoside hydrolase family 43 protein, which translates to MRTRPLLSLLCTAAMAVLAAAVPTAAHADNPIVQTVYTADPAPLVYNGRVYLYTGHDEDNSTYFTMKEWRLYSSADMVNWTDHGSPMSLATFSWAKSDAWAGQVVARNGKFYWYVPVTNRATGRMAIGVGVASSPTGPFTDALGRPLVENGEIDPTVLVDDDGQAYLYWGNPNLWYVRLNPDMISYSGGVTSIPLTTAGFGTRTGNASRPTLYEEGPWVYKRNGVYYNVFAAKCCSEFIGYSTAPGPTGPWTYRGTVMPTQGSSFTNHPGVIDFNGSSYFFYHNGALPGGGGYTRSVAVERFTYNADGTIPTINMTTGGAPQNGTLDPYVRQEAETIAWSSGVETEAASEGGRNIGYLENGDYVKVKGVAFGSGATSFSARVASAAAGGRIEVRLGSPTGTLAGTCTVPGTGGWQTWTTVSCPVSGVSGTRDLYLRFTGGSGYLFNVNWWRFAAGSLG; encoded by the coding sequence ATGCGTACCAGACCCCTGCTCAGCCTGCTGTGCACAGCTGCCATGGCGGTGCTGGCCGCGGCGGTGCCGACCGCCGCGCACGCCGACAACCCGATCGTGCAGACGGTCTACACCGCCGACCCGGCGCCGCTGGTGTACAACGGCCGCGTCTACCTCTACACCGGCCACGACGAGGACAACTCGACCTACTTCACGATGAAGGAGTGGCGGCTGTACTCGTCGGCCGACATGGTCAACTGGACCGACCACGGCTCGCCGATGAGCCTCGCCACCTTCAGCTGGGCCAAATCGGATGCCTGGGCCGGCCAGGTGGTCGCCCGCAACGGCAAGTTCTACTGGTACGTCCCGGTCACCAACCGGGCGACCGGACGGATGGCGATCGGCGTCGGCGTGGCGTCCAGCCCGACCGGCCCGTTCACCGACGCCCTCGGCCGCCCGCTGGTGGAGAACGGCGAGATCGACCCGACCGTCCTGGTCGACGACGACGGCCAGGCCTACCTCTACTGGGGAAACCCCAACCTCTGGTACGTCCGGCTGAACCCGGACATGATCAGTTACAGCGGCGGCGTCACCTCGATCCCGCTCACCACCGCCGGTTTCGGCACCCGTACCGGCAACGCCAGCCGTCCCACCCTCTACGAGGAAGGACCCTGGGTCTACAAACGCAACGGCGTCTACTACAACGTCTTCGCGGCCAAGTGCTGCTCGGAGTTCATCGGTTATTCCACCGCGCCCGGCCCGACCGGCCCGTGGACCTATCGCGGCACCGTGATGCCCACCCAGGGGAGCAGCTTCACCAACCATCCGGGCGTCATCGACTTCAACGGCAGCTCGTATTTCTTCTACCACAACGGGGCGCTGCCCGGCGGCGGCGGATACACCCGCTCGGTGGCCGTGGAGCGATTCACCTACAACGCCGACGGCACCATTCCGACGATCAATATGACCACCGGCGGGGCGCCGCAGAACGGCACGCTCGACCCCTACGTCCGGCAGGAGGCGGAGACCATCGCCTGGAGTTCCGGCGTCGAGACCGAGGCGGCCAGTGAGGGCGGCCGGAACATCGGCTACCTGGAGAACGGCGACTACGTGAAGGTCAAGGGCGTCGCCTTCGGCTCCGGCGCCACGTCGTTCTCGGCCCGGGTGGCCTCGGCGGCCGCGGGCGGCCGCATCGAGGTGCGGCTGGGCAGCCCCACCGGCACCCTCGCCGGGACCTGCACGGTGCCGGGCACCGGAGGCTGGCAGACCTGGACCACGGTCAGCTGCCCGGTCAGCGGCGTCTCCGGCACCCGGGATCTCTACCTGCGGTTCACCGGCGGCAGCGGCTATCTGTTCAACGTCAACTGGTGGCGATTCGCCGCCGGGTCGCTGGGATAG
- a CDS encoding glycoside hydrolase family 27 protein, which translates to MLAAGLLLLAGTAAALPGSPAQALDNGVARTPPMGWNSWNTFGCNINETLIRQMADAMVSSGMRDAGYQYVVVDDCWFNPNRDASGNLQGDPTRFPSGMKALGDYLHGKGLKFGIYQVPLDKTCAQYFNSYPGATGSGGHEAQDARQFAAWGVDYLKYDWCSPTGTINDQVATFAKMRDALAATGRPIVYSINPNSIHAKTGPQRNWGDVANMWRTTEDITLAWDTGQTNGYPMGVKNIVDVTVPLAGYAKPGQFNDPDMMEVGRGTLTDTEQRSHFALWSMLASPLIAGNDLRSMSAATQTILKNPRLIAINQDTLGLQATQVSYDGSRRVLAKRLANGDVAVALFNQGGSTVTMSTTAAAIGKSGSSFTLQDAWSGGTTTSTGTISASVPAHGTVVYRVSGGGTTTPPASTTLVSAASGRCLDVPNGATANGTQPVIWDCNGGANQRWTSTGSTLQALGKCLDAPTGATAGAKVQLWDCNGGSNQQWTVNSDGTVRGVASGLCLDVDHNLTANGTLVLLWTCTAAANQRWSRV; encoded by the coding sequence ATGCTCGCCGCCGGCCTGCTGCTGCTCGCCGGCACGGCGGCGGCGCTGCCCGGCTCCCCGGCCCAAGCCCTGGACAACGGCGTGGCGCGCACCCCGCCGATGGGCTGGAACAGCTGGAACACCTTCGGCTGCAACATCAACGAGACGCTGATCCGGCAGATGGCCGACGCGATGGTCAGCAGCGGCATGCGCGACGCCGGGTACCAGTACGTGGTCGTCGACGACTGCTGGTTCAACCCGAACCGCGACGCGTCCGGCAACCTGCAGGGCGACCCGACCCGGTTCCCCAGCGGGATGAAGGCGCTCGGTGACTACCTGCACGGCAAGGGCCTGAAGTTCGGCATCTACCAGGTCCCGCTGGACAAGACCTGCGCCCAGTACTTCAACAGCTACCCCGGCGCGACCGGCAGCGGCGGCCACGAGGCGCAGGACGCCCGGCAGTTCGCCGCCTGGGGCGTCGACTATCTCAAGTACGACTGGTGCTCACCCACCGGCACGATCAACGACCAGGTCGCCACCTTCGCCAAGATGCGCGACGCGCTGGCCGCCACCGGCCGCCCGATCGTCTACAGCATCAACCCGAACAGCATCCACGCCAAGACCGGGCCGCAGCGCAACTGGGGCGACGTGGCCAACATGTGGCGCACCACCGAGGACATCACCCTGGCCTGGGACACCGGGCAGACCAACGGCTACCCGATGGGTGTCAAGAACATCGTCGACGTCACCGTGCCGCTCGCCGGGTACGCCAAGCCGGGCCAGTTCAACGACCCGGACATGATGGAGGTCGGCCGCGGCACGCTGACCGACACCGAGCAGCGCAGCCACTTCGCGCTCTGGTCGATGCTCGCCTCGCCGCTGATCGCCGGCAACGACCTGCGCTCGATGAGCGCGGCCACCCAGACCATCCTGAAGAACCCGCGCCTGATCGCGATCAACCAGGACACCCTGGGCCTGCAGGCGACCCAGGTCTCGTACGACGGCAGCCGTCGCGTCCTGGCCAAGCGCCTGGCCAACGGCGACGTCGCGGTCGCCCTGTTCAACCAGGGCGGATCCACCGTCACCATGTCGACCACCGCGGCCGCGATCGGCAAGTCCGGCAGCTCGTTCACCCTGCAGGACGCCTGGAGCGGCGGCACCACGACCAGCACCGGCACGATCAGCGCCAGCGTCCCGGCGCACGGGACAGTGGTCTACCGGGTCAGCGGCGGCGGCACCACCACCCCGCCGGCCAGCACCACGCTGGTCAGCGCCGCCTCGGGCCGCTGCCTCGACGTCCCGAACGGCGCCACCGCCAACGGCACCCAGCCGGTCATCTGGGACTGCAACGGCGGCGCCAACCAGCGCTGGACCAGCACCGGATCGACGCTGCAGGCTCTCGGCAAGTGCCTGGACGCGCCGACCGGCGCGACCGCCGGCGCCAAGGTCCAGCTCTGGGACTGCAACGGGGGCAGTAACCAGCAGTGGACGGTCAACAGCGACGGGACCGTGCGCGGCGTCGCGTCCGGGCTCTGCCTGGACGTCGACCACAACCTGACCGCCAACGGCACGCTGGTCTTGCTCTGGACCTGCACCGCCGCCGCCAACCAGCGATGGAGCCGAGTCTGA
- a CDS encoding RICIN domain-containing protein, protein MLAAVLTAALTVIGVTGLPGPAAAESNGGTRVMPLGDSITEGTQVPGGYRIGLWQRMAAAGYRVDLVGSQFNGPAQLGDHDHEGHPGWRIDQIDANIGGWLRASTPRTVLLHIGTNDILQNYNVSGAPGRLSTLLDHIVAGAPSADVFVATLIPLANSGQEAAARTFNAALPGIVRSKGSRVHLVDMHAALTTGDLIDGIHPTAGGYDKMAAIWYAALRTVPGTIGDPGTGTGTGTALVGTASGRCLDVPNGSTANGTQPIIWDCSGAANQQWAYDGQTLRSVGKCLDSPTGATAGAKAQLWDCSGAANQRWTFVSGSTIRNAQSGLCLDVSGNATANGTAVILWTCTNSPNQLWTRR, encoded by the coding sequence ATGCTCGCCGCCGTCCTGACCGCCGCACTGACCGTCATCGGAGTCACCGGCCTGCCCGGTCCGGCTGCCGCCGAGTCCAACGGCGGCACCCGGGTGATGCCGCTCGGCGACTCCATCACCGAGGGCACGCAGGTGCCCGGCGGATACCGGATCGGCCTGTGGCAGCGGATGGCCGCCGCCGGCTACCGGGTGGACCTGGTCGGCTCCCAGTTCAACGGGCCGGCCCAGCTCGGCGACCACGACCACGAGGGTCACCCCGGGTGGCGGATCGATCAGATCGACGCGAACATCGGCGGCTGGCTGCGGGCCAGCACCCCGCGCACCGTGCTGCTGCACATCGGCACCAACGACATCCTGCAGAACTACAATGTGTCCGGAGCGCCGGGCCGGCTGTCCACCCTGCTCGACCACATCGTGGCCGGCGCGCCGTCGGCGGACGTCTTCGTGGCCACCCTGATCCCGCTGGCCAACAGCGGGCAGGAGGCCGCCGCCCGGACCTTCAACGCCGCCCTGCCCGGCATCGTGCGGAGCAAGGGCTCGCGGGTGCACCTCGTCGACATGCACGCCGCGCTCACCACCGGCGACCTGATCGACGGCATCCACCCGACCGCCGGTGGTTACGACAAGATGGCCGCCATCTGGTACGCGGCGCTGCGCACCGTCCCGGGAACGATCGGCGACCCGGGCACCGGAACCGGCACCGGCACCGCGCTGGTCGGCACCGCCTCCGGGCGCTGCCTGGACGTGCCGAACGGCAGCACCGCCAACGGCACCCAGCCGATCATCTGGGACTGCAGCGGGGCCGCCAACCAGCAGTGGGCCTACGACGGCCAGACGCTGCGCTCGGTGGGCAAGTGCCTGGACTCGCCGACCGGCGCGACGGCCGGCGCCAAGGCGCAGCTGTGGGACTGCAGCGGCGCCGCGAACCAGCGCTGGACGTTCGTCTCCGGCTCCACGATCCGCAACGCGCAATCCGGTCTGTGCCTCGACGTCAGCGGTAACGCCACCGCCAACGGCACCGCCGTCATCCTCTGGACCTGCACCAATTCCCCCAACCAGCTCTGGACGAGGCGATGA
- a CDS encoding endo-1,4-beta-xylanase produces the protein MPLLKKRRSLLLAAAAAGLAVTAGVAVVGTAEAASTLGASAAQTGRYFGAAIAAGRLGDATYTGILTREFNAVTPENEMKWDATEPSQGRFTYTNGDRILNQGLSNGSKVRGHALLWHAQQPGWAQSLSGSALRTAAINHVTQVATHYKGKIYAWDVVNEAFADGGSGGRRDSNLQRTGNDWIEAAFRAARAADPNAKLCYNDYNTDGINAKSTGIYTMVRDFKSRGVPIDCVGFQSHLGTGIASDYQANLQRFADLGVDVQITELDVAQGGNQANIYASVTKACLAVSRCTGITVWGIRDSDSWRTGENPLLFDNSGNKKAAYTSVLNALNAGGTTNPPSPSSPSPSTSTGPQPGGACSASVSLNSWNGGFVATIRVTAGAAPVTGWTVGVTLPSGSAVSNAWSATNTGSTGTVSFRNVAYNGQLAAGATTEFGFQGTGAGPTATPTCSAG, from the coding sequence ATGCCCCTGCTCAAGAAGCGTCGCTCCCTGCTGCTGGCCGCGGCCGCGGCGGGACTCGCCGTCACCGCCGGTGTCGCGGTGGTCGGCACCGCCGAGGCGGCCAGCACCCTTGGCGCCTCGGCCGCGCAGACCGGCCGCTACTTCGGCGCGGCGATCGCCGCCGGCCGGCTCGGCGACGCCACCTACACCGGGATCCTGACCCGCGAGTTCAACGCGGTCACCCCGGAGAACGAGATGAAGTGGGACGCCACCGAACCGTCCCAGGGCCGGTTCACCTACACCAACGGCGACCGGATCCTCAACCAGGGCCTGTCCAACGGCTCCAAGGTCCGTGGGCACGCCCTGCTCTGGCACGCCCAGCAGCCCGGCTGGGCGCAGTCGCTGTCCGGCAGCGCGCTGCGCACCGCCGCGATCAACCACGTCACCCAGGTCGCCACCCACTACAAGGGCAAGATCTACGCCTGGGACGTGGTGAACGAGGCGTTCGCCGACGGCGGCAGCGGCGGGCGGCGCGACTCGAACCTGCAGCGCACCGGCAACGACTGGATCGAGGCGGCGTTCCGGGCCGCCCGGGCCGCCGACCCGAACGCCAAGCTCTGCTACAACGACTACAACACCGACGGGATCAACGCGAAGTCGACCGGGATCTACACCATGGTCCGCGACTTCAAGTCCCGCGGCGTCCCGATCGACTGCGTCGGCTTCCAGTCCCACCTCGGCACCGGCATCGCGAGCGACTACCAGGCCAACCTGCAGCGCTTCGCGGACCTCGGCGTGGACGTGCAGATCACCGAGCTGGACGTGGCGCAGGGCGGCAACCAGGCGAACATCTACGCCAGCGTGACCAAGGCGTGCCTGGCGGTCTCCCGGTGCACCGGCATCACGGTCTGGGGCATCCGGGACAGCGACTCCTGGCGGACCGGCGAGAACCCGCTGCTCTTCGACAACTCGGGCAACAAGAAGGCCGCCTACACCTCGGTCCTGAACGCGCTGAACGCCGGCGGCACCACCAACCCGCCCTCGCCGTCCTCCCCGTCGCCCAGCACCAGCACCGGCCCGCAGCCCGGCGGCGCGTGCAGCGCCTCGGTCTCGCTCAACTCGTGGAACGGCGGGTTCGTCGCCACCATCCGGGTCACCGCGGGCGCCGCCCCGGTCACCGGCTGGACCGTCGGCGTGACCCTGCCCTCCGGCAGCGCGGTGAGCAACGCCTGGAGTGCCACCAACACCGGCAGCACCGGCACGGTGAGCTTCCGCAACGTCGCCTACAACGGCCAGCTCGCGGCCGGCGCCACCACCGAGTTCGGTTTCCAGGGCACCGGCGCCGGGCCGACCGCCACCCCGACCTGCTCGGCGGGCTGA
- a CDS encoding cellulose binding domain-containing protein translates to MTSRRHLTQLTTVLSALALAAAMLTGVLGGTASAAPVSAAAATAGCGKAPTLTSGTRTISSGGQNRSYILRVPDGYDRNRPYKLIFAFHWLNGTAGNVASGGYYGLQGLSANSAILVAPQGIDNGWANTGGRDLTLVDNLTALIEGDLCVDTSQLFATGWSYGGAMSYAVACARPAVFRAVAVLSGANLSGCSGGTQPVAYLGIHGTHDSVLDISLGRSLRDTFVRANGCAAQNPPEPARGSLTHVATSYTGCRAGYPVRWVAFDGDHTPEPVDGSTTTSGARTWVGGEIWSFFSQLPSTTTTSPTPSSPAPSSPTPSTPAGGCAAAFRVTNSWPGGFQAEVTVTNGGPAAITGWRVSWALPAGQSIGQVWNGTLTTGGGTATVTNAAYNGSLAPGAGTSFGLIANGGPATAPSLTCTT, encoded by the coding sequence ATGACCTCCCGACGCCATCTCACGCAGCTGACCACAGTCCTGTCCGCGCTGGCCCTGGCCGCCGCGATGCTGACCGGTGTGCTCGGCGGGACCGCGTCCGCGGCCCCGGTGAGCGCCGCGGCGGCGACCGCCGGGTGCGGCAAGGCGCCGACACTCACCAGTGGCACTCGCACCATCAGCAGCGGTGGGCAGAACCGCAGCTACATCCTGCGGGTGCCGGACGGGTACGACCGGAACCGGCCGTACAAGCTGATCTTCGCCTTCCATTGGCTGAACGGCACCGCGGGCAACGTGGCGAGCGGCGGCTACTACGGATTGCAGGGCCTCTCGGCGAACAGCGCGATCCTGGTCGCCCCGCAGGGCATCGACAACGGCTGGGCGAACACCGGCGGCCGCGACCTGACCCTGGTCGACAACCTGACCGCGCTGATCGAGGGCGACCTCTGCGTGGACACCTCCCAGCTGTTCGCCACCGGCTGGAGCTACGGCGGCGCGATGAGCTACGCCGTGGCGTGCGCCCGGCCGGCCGTCTTCCGGGCGGTCGCGGTGCTCTCCGGAGCGAACCTCAGCGGCTGCTCCGGCGGCACCCAGCCGGTCGCCTACCTGGGCATCCACGGCACCCACGACAGCGTGCTGGACATCTCGCTGGGCCGGTCGCTGCGGGACACCTTCGTGCGTGCCAACGGCTGCGCGGCGCAGAACCCGCCGGAGCCGGCCCGGGGCAGCCTGACCCACGTCGCGACCAGCTACACCGGATGCCGCGCGGGCTATCCGGTGCGGTGGGTGGCCTTCGACGGGGACCACACGCCGGAGCCGGTGGACGGGTCGACGACCACCAGCGGCGCGCGCACCTGGGTCGGTGGTGAGATCTGGAGCTTCTTCTCCCAGCTGCCCAGCACCACCACGACGTCGCCGACACCGTCGTCGCCGGCACCCTCCTCACCGACCCCGTCGACGCCCGCCGGCGGGTGCGCGGCGGCCTTCCGGGTCACCAACAGCTGGCCGGGTGGCTTCCAGGCGGAGGTCACCGTGACGAACGGCGGGCCGGCGGCCATCACCGGCTGGCGGGTGAGCTGGGCGCTGCCCGCCGGGCAGTCGATCGGGCAGGTCTGGAACGGCACGCTGACCACCGGCGGCGGCACCGCGACGGTGACCAACGCGGCCTACAACGGCTCGCTGGCGCCCGGCGCCGGAACCAGCTTCGGCCTGATCGCCAACGGCGGCCCGGCCACGGCTCCGTCGCTGACCTGCACCACCTGA
- a CDS encoding glycoside hydrolase family 43 protein, producing the protein MTDLDGSMTIAEPATAGDPGTGHRMIRNPVLPGFHPDPSILRVGADYYIATSTFEWFPGVRVHHSTDLVDWRPLGGLLTERRLLDLTGTADSCGVWAPNLTYAHGLFHLLYTDVATFAGGYWDPQNYLITAPDITGPWSDPVVLHGRGFDASLFHDEDGSTWMLSMRADWRPGRNRFAGISVQRYDRHAQRLAGPEHLIFEGTEAGLTEAPNIYRKDGWYYLVTAEGGTTWTHQVTVARSRELLGPYQVDPAGPLLTSAGRPELALQKAGHGSLVRTPEGEWYLAHLAARPYAPTGRCVLGRESALQRVDWPAGGWPRIPGGVPAEEVPAPAGAAATPVAAEQPGDDHFDAPALGPDWSTLRRPAGPDWIDLSVRPSHLRIHGGQSPMARHRPSLVARRVTARRCTFEATCEFEPRSYRQLAGVTAYYNTRNWYYLHVTADDDGAAVLDVLCCDSGRVTEVPGVRIALGDVRRVGLRVRLDGPALTFAYTLDPDQPAWQEIGQTFDATTLSDEYAATVVAGEPEAWGFTGAFVGLWVQDLGAEGGYADFDRAVYRTP; encoded by the coding sequence ATGACGGACCTGGATGGCTCCATGACGATCGCCGAGCCCGCCACCGCCGGGGATCCCGGCACCGGCCACCGCATGATCCGGAACCCGGTGCTTCCCGGCTTCCACCCGGATCCGTCGATCCTGCGGGTCGGCGCGGACTACTACATCGCGACCTCGACCTTCGAGTGGTTCCCGGGTGTCCGGGTGCACCACTCCACCGACCTGGTCGACTGGCGGCCGCTCGGTGGCCTGCTGACCGAGCGGCGCCTGCTCGACCTGACCGGCACCGCCGACTCGTGCGGCGTCTGGGCGCCCAACCTGACCTACGCGCACGGGCTGTTCCACCTGCTCTACACCGACGTGGCGACGTTCGCCGGCGGCTACTGGGACCCACAGAACTATCTGATCACCGCGCCGGACATCACCGGTCCCTGGTCCGACCCGGTGGTGCTGCACGGCCGCGGGTTCGACGCGTCGCTGTTCCACGACGAGGACGGCAGCACCTGGATGCTGTCGATGCGCGCCGACTGGCGCCCCGGCCGCAACCGCTTCGCCGGCATCTCCGTCCAGCGGTACGACCGGCACGCGCAGCGCCTGGCCGGCCCGGAGCACCTGATCTTCGAGGGCACCGAGGCCGGGCTCACCGAGGCGCCCAACATCTACCGCAAGGACGGGTGGTACTACCTGGTCACCGCGGAGGGCGGCACCACCTGGACGCACCAGGTCACCGTGGCCCGCTCCCGGGAGCTGCTCGGCCCGTACCAGGTGGATCCGGCCGGGCCGCTGCTCACCTCGGCCGGGCGACCGGAGCTGGCGCTGCAGAAGGCCGGGCACGGCAGCCTGGTGCGGACCCCGGAGGGCGAGTGGTACCTGGCGCACCTGGCCGCCCGGCCGTACGCGCCGACCGGCCGGTGCGTGCTCGGCCGGGAGAGCGCCCTGCAGCGAGTGGACTGGCCGGCCGGCGGCTGGCCGCGGATCCCCGGCGGGGTGCCGGCCGAGGAGGTCCCGGCCCCGGCCGGCGCCGCCGCGACGCCGGTCGCGGCCGAGCAGCCCGGCGACGACCACTTCGACGCCCCGGCACTCGGGCCGGACTGGTCGACGTTGCGCCGGCCGGCCGGTCCGGACTGGATCGACCTGTCCGTCCGCCCGTCACACCTGCGGATCCACGGCGGCCAGTCGCCGATGGCCCGGCACCGGCCCAGCCTGGTCGCCCGCCGGGTCACCGCGCGGCGCTGCACCTTCGAGGCGACCTGCGAGTTCGAGCCGCGCAGCTACCGGCAGCTGGCCGGGGTGACCGCCTACTACAACACCCGCAACTGGTACTACCTGCACGTGACCGCCGACGACGACGGTGCCGCGGTGCTCGACGTGCTGTGCTGCGACAGCGGGCGGGTCACCGAGGTGCCCGGTGTGCGGATCGCACTCGGCGACGTGCGCCGGGTGGGCCTGCGGGTCCGGCTGGACGGCCCGGCGCTGACCTTCGCCTACACCCTCGACCCGGACCAGCCGGCCTGGCAGGAGATCGGCCAGACCTTCGACGCCACCACGCTGTCCGACGAGTACGCCGCCACGGTGGTCGCCGGCGAGCCCGAGGCCTGGGGCTTCACCGGCGCCTTCGTCGGGCTCTGGGTGCAGGATCTGGGCGCCGAGGGCGGTTACGCCGACTTCGACCGGGCGGTCTACCGCACCCCCTGA
- a CDS encoding alpha-N-arabinofuranosidase: MTIEAVLNVDLDGPRINRHLYGHFAEHLGRCIYGGFYVGEDSGIPHEGGIRLDVVDALRALSIPNLRWPGGCFADEYHWRDGIGPKDERPVMVNTHWGDVEENNHFGTHEFLALCELLGAEPYISGNVGSGTVREMSDWVEYLTRAGDSPMARLRAANGRAEPWRVRFWGLGNEAWGCGGNMTAEHYAQEARRYGTYCRDHGDNRLYKIAAGANGADYAWTETLMKQIGHLGCQHIGSTPYHALSLHYYTITGPSWDAKGSATDFGADEHYATMLAAARVEELVAGHAAVMDCYDPSKSVGLVLDEWGTWFDVEPGTHPGFLYQQNTLRDALVASVHFDVFHRHADRLVMANIAQTVNVLQAMILTDPDSNAMVLTPTYHVFAMNRGHQDATALRVDLRTPLPVRPVGDATLTTVSMSASRKDGRLLVSLSNLGAEAAADVEIELRGGAVTAVDARILTSGALPDHNTPQAPSVVAPRAHDGVTVDAGRLRVHLPAHSFVTVTGAL, from the coding sequence ATGACCATCGAAGCCGTCCTCAACGTGGACCTCGACGGACCACGGATCAATCGGCACCTCTACGGCCACTTCGCCGAGCACCTGGGCCGCTGCATCTACGGCGGCTTCTACGTCGGCGAGGACTCCGGCATCCCGCACGAGGGCGGCATCCGTCTCGACGTGGTCGACGCGCTGCGGGCGCTGAGCATCCCGAACCTGCGCTGGCCGGGCGGCTGCTTCGCCGACGAATACCACTGGCGGGACGGCATCGGGCCGAAGGACGAGCGGCCGGTCATGGTGAACACCCACTGGGGCGACGTCGAGGAGAACAACCACTTCGGCACCCACGAGTTCCTGGCGCTGTGCGAGCTGCTCGGCGCCGAGCCGTACATCAGCGGGAACGTCGGCTCGGGGACGGTCCGGGAGATGAGCGACTGGGTGGAGTATCTGACCCGGGCCGGTGACTCACCGATGGCCCGGCTGCGCGCGGCGAACGGCCGCGCCGAGCCGTGGCGAGTGCGGTTCTGGGGACTCGGCAACGAGGCGTGGGGCTGCGGCGGGAACATGACCGCCGAGCACTACGCGCAGGAGGCCCGGCGGTACGGCACCTACTGCCGCGACCACGGCGACAACCGGCTCTACAAGATCGCGGCCGGGGCGAACGGCGCCGACTACGCGTGGACCGAGACGCTGATGAAGCAGATCGGGCACCTGGGCTGCCAGCACATCGGCAGCACCCCGTACCACGCCCTGTCCCTGCACTACTACACGATCACCGGCCCGAGCTGGGACGCGAAGGGCTCGGCCACCGACTTCGGCGCCGACGAGCACTACGCGACCATGCTGGCCGCGGCCCGCGTCGAGGAGTTGGTGGCCGGCCATGCCGCGGTGATGGACTGCTACGACCCGAGCAAGAGCGTCGGGCTGGTCCTCGACGAGTGGGGCACCTGGTTCGACGTGGAGCCGGGCACCCATCCAGGCTTCCTGTACCAGCAGAACACGCTGCGCGACGCGCTGGTGGCGAGCGTGCACTTCGACGTCTTCCACCGGCACGCCGACCGCCTGGTGATGGCCAACATCGCGCAGACGGTGAACGTGCTGCAGGCGATGATCCTGACCGATCCGGACTCGAACGCCATGGTGCTCACCCCGACCTACCACGTCTTCGCGATGAACCGGGGTCACCAGGACGCCACGGCGCTGCGCGTCGACCTGCGCACCCCGCTGCCGGTCCGCCCGGTCGGCGACGCGACGCTGACCACCGTCTCGATGTCGGCCAGCCGCAAGGACGGCCGGCTGCTGGTGTCGCTGTCGAACCTGGGCGCCGAGGCGGCCGCCGACGTCGAGATCGAGCTGCGCGGCGGCGCGGTGACCGCCGTCGACGCCCGGATCCTGACGTCCGGCGCGCTGCCGGACCACAACACCCCGCAGGCGCCGTCGGTGGTGGCGCCGCGGGCGCACGACGGCGTGACGGTGGACGCCGGCAGGCTGCGGGTGCACCTGCCGGCCCACTCGTTCGTGACGGTGACCGGCGCGCTCTGA